A stretch of the Sphingomonas sp. CL5.1 genome encodes the following:
- a CDS encoding sulfurtransferase has product MDSLVSTQWLADALGASDLRIADCSWFLPGDRRDAAAEYRAAHIPGAVFLDLAEIADADHPAPMMLPPVEKFASRMAALGLGDGTRIVLYDDSPHHTAARAWMMLRSFGVPDVAILDGALAKWRAEGRPLSAEAVTPRSRHMTPRARGVGVRDIEGMRANLASHAEQVVDARSPARFAGEEPEPRPGVVPGHIPGTVNIPYGRFFAPDGTWLPREALAAVFADHGIDLDRPVTATCGSGVTASIVAFAAHLLGHDAAVYDGSWAEWGATPDTPKETGR; this is encoded by the coding sequence ATGGACTCGCTCGTCTCCACCCAATGGCTCGCCGACGCGCTCGGCGCTTCCGATCTGCGCATCGCGGATTGCTCATGGTTCCTGCCCGGCGACAGGCGGGACGCGGCGGCGGAATATCGCGCGGCGCATATCCCCGGCGCGGTGTTCCTCGACCTCGCGGAGATCGCCGACGCCGATCACCCCGCGCCGATGATGCTGCCGCCGGTGGAGAAATTCGCCAGCCGCATGGCCGCGCTCGGCCTCGGCGACGGGACGCGGATCGTGCTCTACGACGATTCGCCCCACCACACCGCCGCGCGCGCGTGGATGATGCTGCGCAGCTTCGGCGTGCCGGACGTCGCGATCCTCGACGGCGCCCTCGCCAAATGGCGCGCCGAGGGCCGCCCGCTCTCCGCCGAGGCGGTGACGCCCCGTTCCCGCCACATGACGCCACGCGCGCGCGGCGTCGGCGTGCGCGATATCGAGGGGATGCGCGCCAACCTCGCCAGCCATGCCGAGCAGGTGGTCGACGCCCGCTCCCCCGCCCGCTTCGCCGGCGAGGAGCCGGAGCCGCGCCCCGGCGTCGTGCCCGGCCATATCCCCGGCACGGTCAACATCCCCTACGGCCGTTTCTTCGCGCCCGACGGCACGTGGCTGCCGCGCGAGGCGCTTGCCGCCGTGTTCGCGGATCACGGCATCGACCTCGACCGTCCGGTGACGGCGACGTGCGGCTCGGGCGTCACCGCCTCGATCGTCGCCTTCGCCGCGCACCTGCTGGGCCATGACGCCGCCGTCTATGACGGGAGCTGGGCCGAATGGGGCGCCACGCCGGACACCCCCAAGGAAACCGGCCGGTGA